The genomic stretch CGGCGGAATCGACTGCCACCCAAGACGATTATCGACGGCCACCGTCACGCGGAACGGTTCGCCGTCCTTCACCAGGTCAGTAATGTCAGCTTCGAACGGCAGATAACCACCCTTGTGGTAGGCAACTTCCTTACCGTTAATGTAGACCTGCGCTTCGTGCGTCACCGAACCGAAGCGGATCAGCAAACGATCATCACCGAAACGCGGCGCAATAGCCTCACGCTCGTACCACACGAGACCCACGTGATCGTGAACCTCGATTTCCGTGGTGATGTCGTTATACGACGCCGGAACAGGCATCGACCGGGTATCGGTAAGCGGCTTATCAAACCACCGCTCCTCAACACCCGAATTATCAGTGTCTACTTTGAAATCCCAAACACCATCAAGGCATTTGGAGTTACGAGAGAGTGAGTCACGCAATGCTAGCATGTAAGCTCCTTTGCTTGGTCGTCCTGCTTTCTGCGCCCCGGCCAGATCGAACGGTTAAAGCGTGTGCCCTGGAGGCGTCGTCGTTCCAAGCGCTACACCTAGCGGCATGCTTCACACGCAAGCTTCCTCGGGGAGCTACAGGGTGGGGGATCGACCCACATCTCTATTTCTATCGGAATGTGACCCGTTTCTCTAGGGTTAACGTATCATTCTGCAACTTACGGCAACCCCTTTCACCGTGCGCTTAAATACTCCACAATAAGTTGCAGGGCTATCGGTGTATCCACCCGGCAACGCCGCACGGGCACGCCGATACGCACTCGCATCACACAGGTTTACATCAATGCCGATGTGAACAAGGAGGAAAAATGAACGCAACCCCCAGCAACACACCCGTTGTTGCACCACGCAAGGTTCGTCCCTTCGGCATGAGGGACAAGATCGGCTACATGTTCGGTGACTTCGGCAACGACTTCTCTTTCATGCTTCAAGCCGTCTTCTTCATGACGTTCTACACGAACGTCGTGGGAATCAACCCTGCACACGTCGGAACACTGTTCCTCGTCGCCCGTATTGTTGACGGGTTTACCGACGTCGCCGTCGGAATCATCGTTGACCGCCTGCCTGTCAAGAGGCGCGGCTGGAAGTTCAAGCGCTGGATCAAGTACGGGGCGGTGCCGGTTGCACTCGCATCGTTCCTCATGTACCAGTCCTTCGTTGGTAATTTCAGCGACTACAACATGAAACTCCTGTGGATGATCGTCAGCTACGTCATGTGGGGCTCGGTCGCCTACACGATCGTCAACATCCCCTACGGTTCGATGGCCTCGGTCATCTCCGATGATCCGGATGACCGCGCGCAGCTGTCCGTGTTCCGTTCCACCGGCGCACAGCTCGCCATGCTCGTCATCAACGCAGCTGTTCCGGCCTTCGTCATGACCGAGAACGCTGAAGGCGTTGCAGTTATGGACGGCCAACGGATGACAATCGCAGCAGGCGTCTGCTCGATCCTCGCTATCGTGTGCTACATGGTGATGCTCCTCAACGTCGAAGAACGCGTGGAGCCTGTTGTAGACACGAGCTCGGACGCTAAAGGCCCTGGCATTGGCGCAATGCTCAAGGCCGTGTTCACCAACCGGGCACTCGGCGGCCTGATCGTCGCTGCCCTGCTTCTCCTGCTTGGCAACCTGTTCCTCGGCCAGATGCTGCCCTACCTCATGCTCAACTACTTCGGTAACGGCAAGCTCCAATCCATAGCAACAACTGCCGGCACGCTTCCGGCCTTCGTGCTCATCGTGTTGGCACCCTGGCTTGCAGCGAGGTTCGGTAAGGCTGAAACCGGTGCAGTTGCCATGCTCTTCGGTGGCATCGTCCTGATTGCCGCGTGGGCGTTGAAGATTTCGTCCGATGCGCCTTACATGTGGATCGTTTTCTACGCTGTTGCAATGTTCTGCATCTCCACATTCAACTTCCTTGTGTGGGCGTTCATCACGGACGTGATTGACGACCAGGAAGTTCGCACTGGAAACCGCGACGACGCCACCGTGTACTCCGTGTACTCGTGGGCTCGCAAGCTCGGCCAGGCACTCGCTGGCGGCCTTGCTGGCTGGGCTCTTAGTGCAGTCGGCTTCGATCAAGATGTTGCCGCCGCTGGCGGGCAACAGGCACCAGAGGTCGTGGACTCGATCTACATGCTCGCCAACCTCGTACCAGGTATTGCGTGCGTGCTCGTTGGACTGGCACTGGTCTTCCTGTACCCGCTCAAGAAGGGACGCATCGCCGCCAACGTTGCTGAACTCAAGCGGCGTCGCGAGGCTGCACAGCAGCAGGCCTGATCCTTGAAGGCCTGAATGTGACCACGCGATTCGGCTGCCACCACTACTACCCTGCGAGGGGTGGCCTTGCCGGTCAGGCAACGCTCACCAGCCGGTAAGGGGTGGTAGCCGAATCGCACCGGGCAGATAGGAATAATTTGGAGGATAACCTAGATGCCCGATACAGCAAGGGGTTGTGACTCGAATACGGGTCACAACCCCTCTTTTTGTCTACTTGGGCACTTATGGCCTATAGACCCGCGGCGGATTACCGACTGAGACGAAGAATCTCGCGGCGCTGGACTATCCGCGCCGCGAGATCGTTCGCTGTCGGGGCGACAGGATTTGAACCTGCGACCCCCTGCTCCCAAAGCAGGTGCGCTACCAAGCTGCGCCACGCCCCGGTCTTACGTCATATTAGTTGAAGCCGCCAAAAGAAACGAATCCGGGCAACCGTAATAAGGGACACATCACAGACTCCGCTTTTCTTTTCGCACGTCTTTCTTGTTAAACTCGGTTGGT from Trueperella bialowiezensis encodes the following:
- a CDS encoding MFS transporter, with product MNATPSNTPVVAPRKVRPFGMRDKIGYMFGDFGNDFSFMLQAVFFMTFYTNVVGINPAHVGTLFLVARIVDGFTDVAVGIIVDRLPVKRRGWKFKRWIKYGAVPVALASFLMYQSFVGNFSDYNMKLLWMIVSYVMWGSVAYTIVNIPYGSMASVISDDPDDRAQLSVFRSTGAQLAMLVINAAVPAFVMTENAEGVAVMDGQRMTIAAGVCSILAIVCYMVMLLNVEERVEPVVDTSSDAKGPGIGAMLKAVFTNRALGGLIVAALLLLLGNLFLGQMLPYLMLNYFGNGKLQSIATTAGTLPAFVLIVLAPWLAARFGKAETGAVAMLFGGIVLIAAWALKISSDAPYMWIVFYAVAMFCISTFNFLVWAFITDVIDDQEVRTGNRDDATVYSVYSWARKLGQALAGGLAGWALSAVGFDQDVAAAGGQQAPEVVDSIYMLANLVPGIACVLVGLALVFLYPLKKGRIAANVAELKRRREAAQQQA